In a single window of the Luteibacter rhizovicinus DSM 16549 genome:
- a CDS encoding GNAT family N-acetyltransferase gives MTYLSVILHTVDELRAMRDELAAVAELPGAASGIVQHPDWIAYEVESRHDGTVPHVIVVRDSVGHIAGYAPLLAIIHTARLDLAGRRLRLYRGAALRLLGSGIVAAEADRETVALVVTRQLMGDNDVSVVRIQEAELPNGFAEALSRGGGFRIVAAHLLDQVQWSIEPQASSEMWLSGFDAKKRGDLTQRVGRAYRKLGGDAALQTFDRPEDMPTYCRLMNEVYARTWHHADLPTDWEAPERVALFMRLAAAGQLIGHVVVKEGRPLAYVHGYLLGGTYLVDDLGYDEEVAKVGIGSVATFQAIRALIDRFPGVRISFGYGDNQYKRVLASRSEACGSLYVVRATRATAGFRAYGPVRWLYQGIHRVRQDRARKKSAGRTP, from the coding sequence ATGACCTACCTGAGCGTGATCCTGCATACGGTCGACGAATTGCGTGCCATGCGCGACGAGCTGGCGGCCGTCGCGGAGCTTCCCGGTGCGGCGAGTGGCATCGTGCAGCATCCGGACTGGATCGCCTACGAAGTCGAGAGCCGGCACGACGGCACGGTGCCGCACGTGATCGTGGTGCGTGACAGCGTCGGGCACATTGCCGGCTACGCGCCCTTGCTGGCGATCATTCACACGGCGCGGCTCGACCTGGCCGGCCGCCGTCTGCGTCTGTATCGCGGTGCGGCGCTGCGCCTGCTCGGCTCGGGCATCGTGGCCGCAGAGGCGGATCGTGAAACCGTTGCCTTGGTGGTGACCCGCCAGTTGATGGGCGACAACGACGTCAGCGTTGTTCGGATCCAGGAGGCCGAACTGCCGAATGGCTTCGCCGAGGCGCTGTCACGCGGTGGCGGATTCCGCATCGTCGCTGCGCACCTGCTCGACCAGGTGCAGTGGTCGATCGAGCCGCAGGCGTCGTCGGAGATGTGGCTGTCGGGATTCGATGCGAAGAAGCGAGGCGACCTCACGCAGCGCGTCGGACGCGCGTATCGCAAGCTCGGCGGCGACGCGGCCTTGCAGACGTTCGATCGTCCGGAAGACATGCCGACCTACTGCCGCCTGATGAACGAGGTTTACGCACGTACCTGGCACCACGCGGACCTGCCGACCGACTGGGAAGCACCCGAACGCGTCGCGCTGTTCATGCGTCTCGCCGCGGCCGGGCAGTTGATCGGTCACGTGGTCGTGAAAGAGGGCAGGCCACTGGCCTATGTGCATGGCTACCTGCTCGGCGGCACCTATCTGGTTGACGACCTCGGCTACGACGAGGAGGTCGCCAAGGTAGGCATCGGCTCGGTCGCGACCTTCCAGGCGATCCGCGCCCTGATCGACCGTTTCCCCGGCGTGCGGATCAGCTTCGGCTACGGCGATAACCAGTACAAACGCGTACTGGCCAGCCGTAGCGAAGCCTGTGGATCGCTGTATGTCGTGCGTGCGACGCGAGCCACCGCAGGGTTCCGTGCCTACGGGCCTGTCCGGTGGTTGTACCAGGGTATTCATCGCGTTCGTCAGGACAGGGCACGGAAGAAGTCGGCAGGGCGCACGCCTTAG
- a CDS encoding oligosaccharide flippase family protein: MNRRVAVLRSIGIVTVSTYIEYALGLLMSVWIARSLGPADFGRYAFTVWLCGWLIVCSNHALTTSSTKFIAEADGMGDPDLASSLAARFSRIQTLSSLLVISLFALIALIVSPAEWGTSFLPIVGLVVIAVVAKSNYAVLVAIGKGQERFEPEAIATVAAGIVGMLFVLGAMVWHADLITFVALFAVACLLLNLINRLSFRHYCRPFASGPIPPATNARVNRHLKLTAVLVLMGSFRVGTIEVFLLNTFSGSVAVGYFAIAGTLTRGAVQLFSVGLTSTLLPYMAKTFGESGTARAARFLSEATRFYWAVGIAIAGLGLVTTPEIVRLMYGNRYIDAIPAIEATLVLGGLLLIGNGIAAFQTVVDRQDDRIRIASVSVVANAVFGIALIPTFGLAGAVVTYAATRIVEMALAIHYLRKATSGALPVAAMARLFAVGLVATAAAWAVTVATPSRLGFFVGAFVFTAIYAPMSVVVRYWTSDDLLLMAGISRRLGPPGRLFIRALNVVQPPAAKASP; encoded by the coding sequence ATGAACCGCCGCGTCGCCGTCTTGCGCAGCATCGGTATCGTCACGGTGTCGACGTATATCGAATACGCGCTCGGCCTGCTGATGAGCGTATGGATCGCTCGCTCCCTCGGGCCGGCGGACTTCGGTCGCTACGCGTTCACCGTGTGGCTGTGCGGTTGGCTGATCGTCTGTTCCAACCATGCGCTAACCACCTCGTCGACCAAGTTTATCGCTGAAGCCGACGGCATGGGCGATCCCGACCTCGCGTCGAGCCTGGCCGCGCGTTTCTCGCGCATCCAGACCCTCAGCTCGCTGCTCGTGATCAGTCTGTTCGCGTTGATCGCCCTGATCGTCAGTCCCGCGGAATGGGGCACGTCGTTTCTACCGATCGTCGGTCTGGTCGTGATCGCCGTCGTGGCCAAGTCGAACTACGCGGTACTCGTCGCCATCGGCAAGGGCCAGGAGCGCTTCGAGCCGGAAGCGATTGCCACGGTGGCGGCCGGTATCGTCGGCATGCTGTTCGTCCTCGGCGCCATGGTATGGCACGCGGACCTGATCACCTTCGTCGCCCTGTTCGCTGTTGCCTGCCTGCTGCTCAACCTGATCAACCGTCTGTCGTTCCGGCACTACTGCCGGCCGTTCGCGTCCGGCCCGATTCCGCCGGCGACGAATGCGCGGGTCAATCGGCATCTCAAGCTCACGGCGGTGCTGGTACTGATGGGGTCGTTCCGCGTCGGCACGATCGAGGTCTTCCTGCTGAATACCTTCTCGGGGTCGGTCGCGGTGGGCTACTTCGCGATCGCCGGCACCTTGACCCGTGGCGCCGTGCAGCTGTTCTCGGTGGGCCTTACCTCGACCTTGCTGCCTTACATGGCGAAGACCTTCGGCGAAAGCGGCACGGCGCGCGCGGCGCGCTTCCTTTCCGAAGCGACCCGGTTCTATTGGGCGGTGGGCATCGCCATCGCCGGCCTCGGCCTGGTGACCACGCCCGAGATCGTCAGACTCATGTACGGCAACCGTTATATCGACGCGATTCCCGCGATCGAGGCGACCCTGGTCCTCGGCGGCCTGTTGTTGATCGGCAATGGCATCGCGGCGTTCCAGACCGTGGTGGACCGCCAGGACGATCGCATCCGCATCGCCAGTGTCTCGGTAGTCGCCAACGCGGTGTTCGGCATCGCGCTGATTCCCACGTTCGGTCTTGCGGGAGCGGTGGTGACGTACGCTGCCACGCGCATCGTCGAAATGGCCCTGGCCATCCACTACCTGCGCAAGGCGACCAGCGGAGCGCTCCCGGTGGCGGCCATGGCGCGCCTCTTCGCAGTCGGTCTCGTGGCGACTGCCGCGGCGTGGGCCGTCACCGTGGCTACGCCGTCCCGGCTGGGCTTTTTCGTCGGCGCGTTCGTGTTCACGGCGATCTATGCACCGATGAGTGTCGTCGTCCGTTACTGGACGAGTGACGACCTGCTGCTGATGGCCGGCATCAGCCGTCGCCTCGGCCCACCAGGCCGTCTGTTCATTCGCGCCCTCAACGTTGTCCAGCCGCCCGCGGCGAAGGCCAGTCCATGA
- a CDS encoding TolC family protein has product MSYLHHAPWGVVCLCLFTAAVSLPAVAGVPVTKAPPAVRDALLRLRDSSPQVEAADATVEAARARSRAAALPLYNPSLAVEGENADVDRRTIGVSLPLDLSGKRRSRIVESDAAVRTAQAQRELQWRDVASRWLKAWTSATWTARQSALGRRRVALMQRFDELAARRLSVGDIATSERDLAALALADAHIRQATLAGQEASSLGLLAALGQGTSLPAPIDGMPPPAGIAVPRRVDERPGMRLATAEQARAQAAIAVADRARRPDPTLSLTGGRVRSGARTDQVVGIAVSMPLPIANNGRADVAAAMADADAATAAQRTARMEADAALEQARLTYESLRLVSEGLRDSRVDGADGFDARADGLERLWQASELSTPDYLVQLNQSLDTAQSGLALQMQLWLAWFDYLAAAGRLDDWIDGSLGESGR; this is encoded by the coding sequence ATGTCATACCTGCATCACGCGCCCTGGGGCGTTGTGTGTCTTTGCCTTTTCACCGCCGCCGTTTCGCTGCCTGCCGTCGCCGGGGTCCCCGTAACGAAGGCGCCGCCCGCCGTGCGCGATGCCTTGCTTCGGCTGCGCGACAGCAGCCCGCAAGTCGAAGCGGCCGACGCGACGGTGGAAGCTGCCAGGGCCCGTTCCCGTGCCGCGGCGCTTCCGCTTTACAACCCATCGCTTGCCGTCGAGGGCGAGAACGCCGACGTCGATCGACGAACGATCGGCGTCAGCTTGCCACTGGACCTCTCCGGCAAGCGACGTTCCCGCATCGTCGAGAGCGATGCGGCCGTGCGCACGGCGCAGGCCCAGCGTGAACTCCAGTGGCGCGATGTCGCCTCGCGCTGGCTGAAGGCCTGGACGTCGGCGACCTGGACGGCACGGCAAAGTGCCCTGGGTAGGCGACGCGTCGCCCTCATGCAGCGTTTCGACGAACTTGCCGCGCGTCGTCTTTCCGTAGGCGACATCGCGACGTCCGAGCGGGATCTCGCCGCGCTAGCCCTGGCGGACGCGCACATACGGCAGGCAACCCTGGCGGGGCAGGAGGCCAGTTCCCTGGGCCTGCTTGCTGCGTTGGGGCAGGGGACCTCGCTGCCCGCACCGATCGACGGGATGCCGCCACCGGCGGGTATCGCTGTTCCCCGCCGGGTCGACGAACGGCCCGGGATGCGTCTGGCCACGGCGGAGCAGGCACGCGCGCAGGCAGCGATCGCCGTTGCCGATCGTGCGCGTCGCCCCGATCCGACGTTGAGCCTCACCGGCGGGCGGGTACGTAGTGGCGCGCGGACCGATCAGGTCGTCGGGATTGCCGTCAGCATGCCGTTGCCCATCGCAAACAACGGGCGTGCCGATGTCGCCGCGGCGATGGCCGACGCGGACGCGGCCACGGCGGCGCAACGCACGGCACGGATGGAAGCGGATGCCGCGCTGGAGCAGGCGAGGTTGACGTACGAATCGCTGCGACTCGTGAGCGAAGGACTGCGCGACAGTCGCGTCGATGGCGCGGATGGCTTCGATGCACGGGCCGATGGTCTCGAACGGCTGTGGCAGGCGAGCGAATTGAGTACGCCCGACTACCTCGTGCAGCTCAACCAGAGCCTCGATACGGCGCAGTCCGGCCTCGCGTTGCAGATGCAGCTCTGGCTGGCGTGGTTCGATTATCTCGCTGCGGCGGGTCGGCTCGATGACTGGATCGATGGGTCTTTGGGGGAGAGTGGCCGATGA